From Kineosporia succinea, the proteins below share one genomic window:
- a CDS encoding LacI family DNA-binding transcriptional regulator, producing the protein MTSTARPPGVSLFYWVKESLRQSIARGDYDPDTPFVTQREIVERFGVSTTTAVRALNDLVAEGVVVRRRGLGTFVVSRQPERLRATSGPATIAYVSPDSDGHKHILQRGLAAEAALLGHRLLVANTLDQNHEERTLLEVADSGADAVVLYPWNGSHAGGVVTALESRGVAVVLVDRYFPDVPTDAVLFDDFAIGHDVTSAVIARGHRAPALLWSESDTTSVRDRRSGYFRALREAGLPELPERSVLTNYYDLPQPSRIERLQRLFASPEGLSAVICANAATMGVLIGDLLAPGLDLPGHVEMASMDDGGPEGLSPLAAVAAQLPARAMGTAAAQLIHERLSGPDGPRRHVVLPARLKAAGKGQRLLSLSRPAPESSGSAQSSDR; encoded by the coding sequence ATGACGTCGACGGCGCGGCCGCCCGGTGTCAGCCTGTTCTACTGGGTCAAGGAGTCGCTGCGGCAGTCCATCGCCCGGGGCGACTACGATCCGGACACCCCGTTCGTCACCCAGCGCGAGATCGTCGAGCGGTTCGGGGTTTCCACGACGACGGCGGTCCGCGCGCTCAACGACCTGGTCGCGGAGGGCGTGGTGGTGCGCAGGCGGGGGCTGGGAACCTTTGTCGTCTCCCGGCAGCCCGAGCGCCTCCGGGCGACCTCCGGCCCCGCGACCATCGCCTACGTCAGCCCGGACAGCGACGGTCACAAGCACATCCTGCAGCGAGGCCTCGCCGCGGAGGCCGCGCTCCTGGGCCATCGGCTGCTCGTGGCCAACACGCTCGACCAGAACCACGAGGAGAGAACGCTTCTGGAGGTCGCCGATTCGGGTGCGGACGCGGTGGTGCTGTACCCGTGGAACGGATCGCACGCGGGTGGGGTGGTCACCGCGCTGGAGTCGCGGGGCGTCGCGGTCGTGCTCGTCGACCGCTACTTCCCCGACGTCCCCACGGACGCCGTCCTTTTCGACGACTTCGCGATCGGTCACGACGTCACCTCGGCCGTCATCGCCCGGGGCCACCGCGCGCCCGCGCTGCTGTGGAGCGAGAGCGACACCACGAGCGTGCGCGACCGGCGCAGCGGCTACTTCCGCGCCCTGCGGGAGGCCGGCCTGCCGGAGCTTCCCGAGCGTTCGGTGCTGACCAATTATTACGACCTGCCACAGCCCTCGCGCATCGAGCGCCTGCAGCGCCTGTTCGCCTCGCCCGAGGGCCTGAGCGCCGTGATCTGCGCCAACGCCGCCACGATGGGCGTGCTGATCGGTGACCTCCTGGCCCCCGGCCTCGATCTTCCCGGGCACGTCGAGATGGCCAGCATGGACGACGGCGGCCCCGAGGGCCTGTCACCGCTGGCCGCGGTCGCGGCGCAGCTTCCCGCCCGGGCGATGGGGACCGCCGCCGCGCAGCTGATCCACGAGCGGCTGTCCGGGCCGGACGGGCCCCGCCGGCACGTCGTGCTACCGGCCCGGCTGAAGGCGGCCGGAAAGGGGCAGCGGCTGCTCTCGCTCTCCCGGCCGGCGCCGGAGAGCTCCGGATCCGCTCAGAGCTCGGACAGGTAG
- a CDS encoding alpha-mannosidase → MHDDRVHVERRIRRILNERLRPAVHGERAPLDLEFWPAPGEPVTLEEALAATYVKAAPGQEWGPPWGTTWFHLTGTVPSAWSGREVEAVVDLGFSITGPGFSAEGLVLRPDGTAVKALNPESIWVPITKSSTGNGDVDLYVEAASNPDIMREGFGTPHGVGTPLGDIETAGRAPGYRVRRVELAVFEREIWELVMDVEVLDQLMHELSTDDPRRWKILRALETAVDAIDLRDVTGTTAAARKALEPALAAPAVASAHRVSAVGHAHIDTAWLWPLRETVRKVARTAANVTQLMDDHPDLVFAMSSAQQWAWMKEHHPAIWERMKEKVATGQFVPVGGMWVESDTNLPGSEALARQFVHGKRFFLEELGIETQEVWLPDSFGYTAALPQLVKLSGSQWFLTQKMSWNQVNKFPHHTFWWEGLDGTRVLTHLPPVDTYNSVLSGRELAHTVRNYTEKGVANRSLVPFGYGDGGGGPTREMIGRAARLADLEGSARVGVESPQDFFVKALEDHPAPEVWAGEMYLEIHRGTYTTHHATKAGNRRSEHLLREAELWSATATVRTGAEYPSERLDAIWKQVLTHQFHDILPGSSIAWVHRLAKTTYAEIAAELEQIVADAQRALAGDENASGVVTFNAAPHARDGVVAGGAGIPSEPSQPAVLEHTEAGTVLDNGLIRVVIDERGLLTSVVDAATGREAVAEGRVANLLQLHQDLPYEWDAWDVDRSYTHTVTDITGVDSLRSRVLEDASVQVEVVRTFGASRVTQLLTLAPGSRRLDVETEVDWQECEKFLKAAFPLDLRADVSSAEIQFGYVQRATTSNTTWEREQFEIPAHRYLHVGEPDYGVAVVNDSTYGHDVSRTVRADGGTTTTVRLSLLRAPRFPDPQTDLGIQRLRYALVPGADLLDATREGHWINLPARSVPGDHPVAPLVEIDHPGVVLSALKLADDGSGDLVVRVHEALGARRRTALRVDAEYSSWTVTDLLERPLDDPGPALEQAEESGVFTVSLRPFQILTLRLRRS, encoded by the coding sequence ATGCACGACGATCGCGTCCACGTCGAACGCCGGATCCGCCGCATCCTGAACGAGCGCCTGCGCCCAGCCGTCCACGGCGAGAGGGCACCGCTCGACCTGGAGTTCTGGCCGGCCCCGGGGGAGCCCGTCACCCTCGAAGAAGCTCTCGCCGCCACCTACGTCAAGGCCGCGCCGGGGCAGGAGTGGGGCCCACCCTGGGGCACCACCTGGTTCCACCTCACCGGCACCGTCCCATCCGCCTGGTCCGGCCGCGAGGTCGAGGCCGTCGTCGACCTCGGCTTCTCCATCACCGGCCCGGGCTTCTCCGCCGAGGGCCTGGTGCTGCGCCCCGACGGAACCGCGGTGAAAGCCCTGAACCCGGAATCGATCTGGGTCCCGATCACCAAGAGCAGCACCGGCAACGGCGACGTCGACCTCTACGTCGAGGCCGCGTCCAACCCCGACATCATGCGTGAGGGCTTCGGCACCCCGCACGGCGTCGGCACCCCGCTCGGCGACATCGAGACCGCCGGCCGGGCACCCGGCTACCGCGTCCGCCGCGTCGAACTGGCCGTCTTCGAGCGCGAGATCTGGGAACTCGTCATGGATGTGGAGGTTCTCGACCAGCTCATGCACGAGCTGAGCACCGACGACCCCCGCCGCTGGAAGATCCTGCGCGCCCTCGAGACCGCGGTCGACGCCATCGACCTGCGCGACGTCACCGGCACGACCGCGGCCGCCCGCAAGGCCCTGGAACCCGCGCTCGCCGCTCCTGCCGTCGCCAGCGCCCACCGGGTCAGCGCGGTGGGTCACGCCCACATCGACACCGCCTGGCTGTGGCCGCTGCGCGAGACGGTGCGAAAAGTGGCCCGCACCGCGGCCAACGTCACCCAGCTGATGGACGATCATCCGGACCTGGTCTTCGCGATGTCCTCGGCACAGCAGTGGGCGTGGATGAAGGAGCACCACCCGGCGATCTGGGAACGGATGAAGGAGAAGGTCGCCACCGGCCAGTTCGTGCCGGTCGGGGGCATGTGGGTGGAGTCGGACACGAACCTGCCCGGTTCCGAGGCCCTGGCCCGGCAGTTCGTGCACGGCAAGCGGTTCTTCCTGGAGGAGCTCGGCATCGAGACCCAGGAGGTCTGGCTCCCCGACTCCTTCGGCTACACCGCCGCGCTGCCGCAGCTGGTGAAACTCTCCGGTTCACAATGGTTCCTGACCCAGAAGATGTCCTGGAACCAGGTCAACAAGTTCCCGCACCACACCTTCTGGTGGGAAGGGCTGGACGGCACGCGCGTGCTCACGCACCTGCCGCCCGTCGACACGTACAACTCCGTGCTGTCCGGCCGGGAACTCGCGCACACGGTGCGCAACTACACCGAGAAGGGCGTCGCGAACCGGTCGCTCGTCCCCTTCGGGTACGGCGACGGAGGAGGTGGCCCGACCCGCGAGATGATCGGCCGGGCGGCCCGTCTCGCAGATCTGGAAGGCTCCGCGCGGGTCGGGGTCGAGTCGCCGCAGGACTTCTTCGTGAAGGCCCTGGAAGACCATCCGGCGCCGGAGGTCTGGGCGGGGGAGATGTACCTGGAGATCCACCGGGGCACCTACACCACTCATCACGCCACCAAGGCCGGCAACCGCCGCAGTGAGCACCTGCTGCGCGAGGCCGAGCTCTGGTCGGCCACGGCGACCGTCCGCACCGGGGCGGAGTATCCCTCCGAGCGGCTGGACGCCATCTGGAAACAGGTGCTCACGCACCAGTTCCACGACATCCTGCCCGGTTCCAGCATCGCCTGGGTGCACCGGCTCGCGAAGACGACCTACGCCGAGATCGCCGCCGAACTCGAGCAGATCGTCGCCGACGCGCAGCGGGCGCTGGCCGGTGACGAGAACGCCTCCGGCGTGGTGACGTTCAACGCGGCACCCCACGCGCGGGACGGTGTGGTGGCCGGTGGTGCCGGGATCCCGTCCGAGCCTTCGCAACCAGCCGTCCTGGAGCACACCGAGGCCGGAACCGTCCTGGACAACGGGCTCATCCGGGTGGTCATCGACGAGCGCGGTCTGCTCACGTCCGTCGTCGACGCGGCCACCGGGCGCGAGGCCGTTGCCGAGGGGCGGGTCGCGAATCTGCTGCAGCTGCACCAGGATCTGCCCTACGAGTGGGATGCCTGGGACGTCGACCGCAGCTACACGCACACGGTCACCGACATCACCGGGGTCGATTCGCTGCGCAGTCGGGTGCTTGAGGACGCGTCGGTCCAGGTCGAGGTCGTGCGCACCTTCGGTGCGTCCCGGGTCACGCAGCTGCTCACGCTCGCCCCGGGATCTCGGCGCCTCGACGTCGAGACCGAGGTGGACTGGCAGGAGTGCGAGAAGTTCCTCAAGGCCGCGTTCCCGCTCGACCTGCGGGCCGACGTGTCGTCGGCCGAGATCCAGTTCGGGTACGTGCAGCGGGCCACCACGTCGAACACCACGTGGGAACGCGAGCAGTTCGAGATCCCGGCCCACCGCTACCTCCACGTCGGCGAACCTGACTACGGCGTGGCGGTTGTCAACGACTCGACGTACGGCCACGACGTGTCGCGCACGGTGCGGGCGGACGGCGGCACGACCACGACCGTGCGGCTGTCACTGCTGCGTGCCCCGCGATTCCCCGACCCGCAGACGGATCTGGGGATCCAGCGCCTGAGGTACGCGCTGGTGCCCGGCGCCGACCTGCTCGACGCGACCCGCGAAGGGCACTGGATCAACCTCCCGGCGCGCTCGGTGCCCGGTGATCACCCGGTCGCCCCGCTCGTCGAGATCGACCATCCCGGTGTCGTTCTCAGTGCACTGAAGCTGGCCGACGACGGCAGCGGGGACCTCGTCGTGCGGGTGCACGAAGCACTCGGCGCCCGTCGCCGCACCGCCCTGCGGGTGGACGCCGAGTACAGCTCGTGGACGGTCACCGACCTGCTCGAACGTCCCCTCGACGACCCGGGCCCGGCGCTCGAGCAGGCCGAGGAGAGCGGCGTTTTCACCGTCTCCCTGCGTCCGTTCCAGATCCTGACCCTGCGCCTGCGCAGGTCCTGA